CATTGTGTTGGTTTTTTTTCCTTACTTCAAGTaagagtattttttattttttttttgcattataaAGATTGGCTAATTGATGATTAAAGTTTTGAGCGGATGAAATTTTTTACAAGCGGTGTAATAAAGTAATTATTTGCTCATTTCTCCTATTTTTCGAGTTGAAATGACACTCAAGTAACTGCTTGCTGCACCCCTTTTTAAAACATATCAAGTTCTAAGAACTATTTAAAATTTAGCCAGTTTTAGTAAACGTAGAACCTGTTGTTGcaacaatttctttttctttctgaaGGTCTGAAATTAGACTCTATCAAAATTTAACTCCATATCTAAAGGTTAGTTTGAAAAGTCGAATTTCAAATTAAGATTTTCGATTCAGAAATCAGACTATTAGACTTTAAAGTTATATCTGAATTTGAACTTTATTCAATAGGTTAGAAGTTTCTCTTTGGTAGAGCTCAACTTTAgacatgaaaatttaaatttcttaagctaaaattttaaatttctaacCCGCATATCTTAAGTCGATTCTAGAaaactaaattttattttattttatttataaattatggCTTTTGTTTAATTGGAGTACTCTTTAAATGGTTATTTGTGCACTACACCTTTTCTGCCTATAAACGTTGAAGCCCAATTATTGAGCCCACATTCCATCATCATTTCTGGCCCGAGTTTTGAGCTTTTGGGGCCCATATTGTGTTGAGCTTGAGGCCTTAAAATTGGAAAGGAAATTACACCAATCTTGAAAATGAGTAGTCTTGAATTTGTGTTATTTATATGATGGGTCTCGGAGGATAAATCTTTGATCTCGCTTATCTTCCTAGATAAAATTTCAATGTCAacaattttttcacttttgacCGTGAAAATTTTCCTATGGATCGAGCAAACGCTCGAAATTTCAAGACCATAaagtttcaaggttcaaaagatattttttttttaaattcatgAACTTGGTGAACTTTCTTAATAATAATCTAGATTTGCGTGGAAACTTGATTCTTTTTTCATGTGTTGAGTacataaaattcttttttataatAAGAAACGTTGAGACTCAAACCTCAAATCTATGTCTACTCTACTATCATGTTAAATAATGTGTCCTATAACATGTGTTCTATAGAACAAACCTCTCGCTATCTTTTGGGTTGcttgataatttttattaatcAGAGTTTGCaaattattttaagtttattcaTCATATAAAAGAAGATAGTATTCGTTCATATGTTTGAAACATAATATAAAATGATATACTGTTATTGTTTATCGGAAATAAAAAGTCTTCGTcctcctctttttcttcttacTTATTTCACATTAACGAGAATTAACATCTCACAATTAAACAAGACTCTCAGGTTATATAGGTTCTGTTATATTATTATACCCGATCATCAACTTAAATTTGAACTGTAACTATACAGTTCAAATTTAAGGATACAATTTCATAAATATCTCCATTTACATCGACATTGACAACATTCACATATATAACTTATCAAAATCAAAAGTAGAGttctatataatataaagtttagTCCCTGAGTCAAAATTACAAAGTTGGAGCGAATTATTGCACACCATATATTAATGTACAAGCCAAATATAACTCtacaatatatttttcattgctAATTAACAAAATTAGTTAATCCATACAGTGGTACTTCATGATATGTCACTCTTTAGTAAGCTTCATGCTCTCCCTgttccaaataataatttacaatTCTTTAGATCATGGTCTAAAAGGTTCAGAAGGCGCaagagaaattttaaaaaagttatttaCTAAACAATTCTCCCATTTTGGACAACCGGTATGGTTATGACATGTTTAGGCCCAACAACATCAATAACATAGTCTAGGATTTTGAGAGGGTAGAGTATATGCAATCTTATGAGGATAAAAAGACTATTTCCACTAGACCCTTGATTCAAATGACATGTTTAAGTCTACAAATTTTAAGTCTTTCTCTTAAATTctatatcaaatcaaacatgTAGGTTAATATAATTAATGAGGTTCTTAACTACTACTGTATACATTTTCGAGGAGAATAGTTTTAAAAACATCAAAAAGGCATGTAATAGTGAAAGTAGCTTTTAATTTTGCcgttaaatatttttcttaagggGTGTGCCATACCACGgataattcacttaatatggactagagaaaatatattataattgaaATTACTCGTATAGAAGCGAGTGTTTTACCTTATGTGAACCCAAAAAAAATAGCGACAACAGATTTTCCTTctcataaaaaaattacttagGTTGACAAACTGACCTTTTTGGGAGTGATGAAGTCCACAAATTTAGTCTTGGATTTGGCTTTAGGAGACTTGTTATGTTgtggtgatgatgatgattctCTGTATCTCTTGATTATCCTTTCCCTTACAaacttattatatataaatgcaGCTCCTCTGAAATGAGGCAAAACTAGCCATGCCACAAATATCAACTTCACATCATACCATATTGGTATcctaaaatttacaaaaaaaattgatgaatcAATTTTcttaaccaaaaaaataatctccCTATTTATTGGTTTTTCCGTCTCAGCTTATGTGATTAAGTTTGACTTAGAAAGATGTTTAAGAAATGAAGATTTGAAACTTGGTGTGTTTGGTAAGAAGGAAAATAGTATCCAGGTTTTCAATTTTCCCATGTTTTATTGGTCAAAATGCATTTTTTCTAAGAAAACAAGttattaaaaatgagaaaaataatttccGTAATGAAATTAGGAAAAACAAGTTTCATAAATGACATTTCAAGTTCATTATCTCCTCCTCACATACTGGACGCCCAACCCCCACCCCTTAACCATCCTACCCTGGAAACCCCACTTCCCACCTCATCCTACCCCATAATGTTTTGTTAGCCAAACACtagaaaaaatgatttaaaagttCACTTGTTTTTCCTTCCTACCAAACACACATACTATAAACCAAGTCATAAAGAAATATCGATCTAAAAATCATCTTATTaacaataaaatgaaaaatttaaaattaaattaatactaaattttaaagaattattttttcagATCGACTAAAAAATATAAgagtatcacataaattgagacagaacCGAGGgagtaatatttaaattttttccaaaaaattataacttaaaattaCCATTCAAGAACATGTTGAAGGACCATCTCCACAAGAGtaagaaaagaataaaaaatccAATAAGCAAGCCATTGTTCATCATCCAATTTGTCAGTAGTCTCAATTGCTACTACTGAAGCATACctattcaaataaattaaatcaccaattattttttttaaaaaaaacaattttataagGAGAAAAGAGAATTAATTCTTATTATAAACATAACAATTAATTAGAACACTTACAAAGGATAGAGCAACATTGTCACTGGCCTGCAATATTTTGttcaaaattaaaacaaatcatAAGAGATATCtgaaaatatacaatattataatCCCTCTGTTccattttatataatataatactacTGAAAacaattttaacttttaattctttttagtGAACAAttttttatctttcatatttttctacTATTTAGATATAATTTAACTCATACTGTATCTTAATTTCGAAATGATTTATAaacacataattttataaatattcaaaataatatatttttgttatgatATTTGCGTCCAGTCttatataaattgagatagaggaagtatttttaaaattttgtgatCGATCAAACCATCAACATACTATTCTctcagttttttttttactttatccATTTTTGCAAATTAATTAAGAGATTTCTAaactataattaataatattaattaagtaaaatagactcctaataaatattttcataaaaaatgtCAAGTTAATGTCAAATATTATTCCCTTCATTTCCATTTgttttgcttattttttttattagccTGTTTAAAAAAGGACTTTTTCCATTTTAGCAATTAACTACaagattaaagaatattttgatacattcaatatatttttaattcaagatgacaagattcaaaagttatcttactttcttaaactctatatcaaatcaaaataaatcaaataaattgaaacgaagCAAGTTAAacatattatgatatgatatatatatatcaaatcaaataatccaataaataaaagtaattaAAATTTACCCGGCAAGAGTATGAAGATGACAAATCAAAGTCCAGAAATGACCCATAATTCTTCTTGAAAACTCAAATTCTTCTGATGAAAATAAAAccttataatataataataagtagaagagaaagaaaatgaaatgctTCTTATCAAAACCttaagaagagagaaaaatgaggattatcatatattgttaattactactattaatttaattaaagaaaCAATATATGTGGACAGcaggttattttttttaaaaaaagacagGTGGACACGTGTCAGTATCTAAGATGGAAGGTCGATATCAGGGTTCTTACTTTATCCGTAGTGGGCACCGGCCACATCGGTTAAGATTATTAGATGGACCAAAATCTAAAAAGTAAATGACaattaattgattaattaaatatttaattgtgtATTAAAAGTAGGAAGTTTGTATTatctagaattttattttattttcaaggaAGATGTCTGATATTTTTGTTGAGACTCgactaaatttaaatttgaattgaaattttttatattaaaggcataatacattttaataaagaatgatgaaagaatATTTATCACCGTAACTAAGGCAATTTGCCTTGAGACTTACGATGACTCGTATATAGCCTTATGAAATAATTGCAAATTGTGTTGCACTCCAATGTCCCATACAGAAGCTACACATGAATATGATGAAGTCACCTAGAGGGACCCCAAGCTAATTTCTTAGGAAAAGTTGGTTGGGAATTATAACTTAATTCTACACGGAGTTTAATTCACATTACACTAGGTgtgatgtatttttttttttttagatatttgatatttatattagagTTTTAACTAATTCAATTTTGTATAGTGTATTATAGTCTTTTTGTATTAAAGTAATTATAATAACATATCCAGTATAGTTTCATAAATAAGATCTAaataattacaacaacaacaacaaatccagTATAATCCCATCATGTGGGGCTGAGGAGGGTACAGTGTACGCAGACGTAatcccaccttgaaaggtagggtggctgtttctgaaagaccctcggttTAAGAAAGGAGAACAAGAGAGGGAAACAAGGAAAACATGACAAAAGTCAGATAACaccaagcatatcgaaaacaatatgaaaataagGAATAATGAGAGCGAGAAAGTCATGGTAGGACAGTCcgaaaagaaagaaacattaactactatagataaataaGCTAATCAAAGTATATCGCCCAACAAATATAAGCAGCAATCAAATGGTAATAGAAAAATGAGCAAAACTATGACTACTATGGTGAAAAGATAAGCCACCTAGCCTTCTATCTTAATCTGATTCCTCCAcaacctcctatctaaggtcatgtcctcggcgAGCTGCAATTGTgtcatatcctgtctaatcacctctccccaatacttcttcggcctccctttgcccctcctgaaaccgtccatagccaacctctcgcacctccgcactgaAACATTTGTGTctttcctcttcacatgcccaaaccatctcagtctcgcttcccgcgtcttgtcctccaccgatgtcactcccaccttgtctcagATATCTTCATTTCtgattctatccatcctagtgtgcccacacatccaccgcaaCATTCACATTTCCgcgactttcatcttttgaacatgaaATTTGTTGACTGACCAACACTCCATCCCGTACAATAAAAttagtctaaccaccactttgcagaacttgcctttgagttttggtggcactttcttatcacacagcactccggaggcgagcctccatttcatccacttGCACTAATACGATGTGAAACATCGTCatcgatatccccatcttcctgtataatagacccaagatacttgaagcttcttttcttttgaatggtcTGGATACTAAGATCTGAATAATTAATGCAATTAAATTTGTTGTTGAAAGGGTTCACCTAAATGCCTAATAAAGAACAAGCTTGTGGGAAGAaataaagatcataaaataCATTTTCAAATAAGGAGGTAAGCGATTGGAAATCACTGGTTTTAGAATGCCAACTACAAAGAAAAAGATGTTATATAGATTGATTCTAACTTTTGCTTTCCACTCGATATTTGCAGAAGAAAGGAAAGAGGAAGAACAATCAATTCTATGAagcaatattttaattattagaaTGAATTACTACTAAAAATCTGAATACTctaattaaaagtgaaaagatcACATCGCATACTctaattaaaagtgaaaagatcACATCGCATCGCATCCCACCATAACCCTTTGTGGTAACACTTGAGTGCTTTTACTTCACATGCCCCAGCTGTTTAGATTTTGTAAAGATTATCAATTTTATATTATCACTCATGATGAATCAACTCATTCAAACTTAGTCAAGTTGATATAATTCGTCTAAACTCAATTTATTTAAAAGTCGTTCAAACCTAATCAATCTTATTTGACACGTTAGGGTGTCTATTTGGACCACATAGAAAGTATAGCATATGCTAAAcatcaaaatttgagttagaaTCTTTGAGATTTAATTCATTTCTCAACATTTTATCAATTTGAATGAGTTGAAAGtatcatttggaaattggactGTATAACAATTCTATGTCCAAACAATTTGCCAGAACAAAATTCCGGGAAAAAATGAAAACTATACATAGCCAAACAAGCACAATTCAATTTTAGATCCATCATCATCATCCACTTTTTATATCAATCTTAAAATGAGATACAATATGTAAGTAGATTCATAGAACATACAGATACAGTAATCTACCAAGCTGCGTTTAAAATGGCATATACACAATGCACTAAACAATGTTGGAAAAATGCACcacaaaccaatcaaatcataCACTAATGTCAAGTTAAATTTAGTTGTGAAGACAACAAGAATGCAAATTGGCTTCTTTAATTTCTGCTcactatttttgtttttgtttataaCCGTGGTGTCGAGGCCAACATTTGTGTTCACTATCTTGTCCACATCCTTTTCTTGGCGTCCCTCTCTTTAACTCCCTGAACGGTCTCTCTGCTCGTTTTGTTACGAATCAATGGCCTCTGAGCATTGGTGGTAGTTGTAGTAGTAGTTGGCTTCATTCCTCTTGCAACACCAGTTGCAACTGGTCTAGGGGGATCGGATTGCCTAGTCCTTCTATCATTAGCTGATATGCCAGGAGCAACATTTTTCTCTACTTCACCATTCCTAGACAACCGCTTCCTTCTGGCCTCTTGAAGGTAATCCTGTTCAGTCCTGTCATGTATTGAAGTTGGAAAAACACCGTTGTTCTCTGCTTCACTATTTGTTGACAACCGCTTTCGTCTAACTTGTTGGACAGAGTCCTTTCCCTTCAGCAAATTAGACCCCTGACTTGCCTGACGATTGACAGCATTTGAGCTCTTCAAAATACGTTGCTCAATGTCACTTGTTAAATCGTCTCTGCTAGAACATTTGCTGCTTTCAAGTGGGCTTGATCTTAAAGACTTGGTGGCATCAGAATCTGTAACCATGCATGCCAACTGTTGTTCTTGATCCTTGATCTTGTCTTCAAGTTCCTTAATCTGGAAGTGTAAGAGTACATGACGGTTTTTTCATTTCATCAAAGTTGTCCAAGAGTTTTATAGGGGATAAAAATCAAGTCCATAATACACTTAAAATATGTTACATTTCACTCTTGATATGTCAGTATCACAGAAGATAAAAGCAACAAACCTTCTGACGGAGTAGAATGCACTCCTCTGCGTTCTGTTCTTTTGCTTTCAGTGTTTCCTCAAGCTCCTCAACCTGAAAAACGAAAAATTTAGGTTCTTGCTAAATTCTACGGGAAACTTCAAGCTGGAAATATGCTTGAGAATGAGAACCTTATGTTGTAGGACGTCAGACTGAGACACAAACTCTTGCTCTCGCTCTTTTAGCTTGTCCTCGAGATCCTTGACCTGATTTTATGTGCATATAACAAATAAACTTGTGAATATCCAATGTGCCTATTGAGAATTCACTATATTGAAAGAGACAATGGAAAGAACCTTATTGTTGAGGCTTTCAGACTGAAATTGCTGCTGCTGTCTCATCTTGTTCTCTAGCTCTAAGACCTTTAATCAATACAAAAAGTAAGATCAGAATGATGTACGATATAGATCATAGAACAAAGCTCAATCATCACGTGTAACTAAGCTGAATATGATTTTGAATAAAGGGAACCTTCTGTTGAAGAGTAGCACAAGTTTCTTCCCGTCCCTTCAATCTCTCTGAAAGCTGTGAAAGTTGTTTCTCTGATTGGCCATGTAATGATGTCTTTAAATTGATCTGGCTTTCCAGTTCCTTAATCTTATCCTGTTGAGTTTTGTTAACATGTTCCTTCCCTTTAGCCTTACTCTCTAAGTTCTGTAGGCTTTCCTCAAGTTTCTTCAAGGATTCGTCTTTAGATTTAGCTTCCTGCCTTGCCTTGTCAAGCTGCCACCGAAAAAAAAGGAGAGCggattataatatttaattgtgTAGAATTCTGTACAAGAAATTTCCATAGGCATATGAACAGAAAACAACACTAGGAAAACATTCTACAAACCAttgttttcaacttttggaGCTCGCCAGTATCAACTTGTTTTCTAACAGGACCTAACTCAACTCCTCTAACTCTTGCAGCAAAATTCAATGAACTTATAGTTTCACTTAAGTCCTTATCAGACGGGCTGATCTGTACAAACATCAATGCTTTTGAATCCCCACCTGCAGGGAAGACAGTGCACTTTGAAAATCAGGAATCTTACGGCATTGAACACTGTTGTGTTTTTGGAAACCAGACTTCGAACTATTTGATTACCTAATGAATCTTGGAGTAGATGGGTCAGCTTGGAGTTTCTGGTGAAAAAGATAAAAT
This Solanum dulcamara chromosome 1, daSolDulc1.2, whole genome shotgun sequence DNA region includes the following protein-coding sequences:
- the LOC129885991 gene encoding HVA22-like protein e: MGHFWTLICHLHTLAGPVTMLLYPLYASVVAIETTDKLDDEQWLAYWIFYSFLTLVEMVLQHVLEWIPIWYDVKLIFVAWLVLPHFRGAAFIYNKFVRERIIKRYRESSSSPQHNKSPKAKSKTKFVDFITPKKGEHEAY